A single window of Salvia splendens isolate huo1 chromosome 6, SspV2, whole genome shotgun sequence DNA harbors:
- the LOC121809022 gene encoding pectinesterase inhibitor-like — translation MSYSTIIFLSLALLSQCHADLIADLCTKYNNPSICNQALRSDPRSKGADARGLARIALDNSLSATQTSINVAKSVSSPSNKDKIDTCIENFDDAVGNLQEAKPLIPKLDRPNISTLQTKGSTALTDVRTCSEEFGASEPTKLKQATNKAYTFIQLLLIIANTL, via the coding sequence ATGTCTTATTCTACCATAATATTTTTGTCTCTTGCCTTGTTAAGCCAATGCCATGCTGATTTGATAGCTGATTTGTGCACCAAATACAACAATCCCTCCATATGCAACCAAGCACTGAGATCTGACCCTCGATCAAAGGGTGCTGATGCTCGAGGCTTGGCTAGGATCGCGCTTGACAATTCCTTGTCCGCCACACAAACCTCCATCAACGTAGCGAAGTCAGTGTCCAGCCCTAGCAACAAAGATAAAATCGATACATGTATCGAGAACTTTGATGATGCAGTGGGCAACTTGCAAGAGGCCAAGCCCTTGATACCGAAGCTAGACAGGCCTAACATCAGCACACTCCAAACCAAAGGTTCGACAGCTCTAACCGATGTGAGAACTTGCAGCGAGGAATTTGGAGCAAGCGAACCAACTAAATTGAAGCAAGCTACTAATAAAGCATATACATTTATTCAATTGCTCCTGATTATTGCTAATACTTTGTAA